One Drosophila subobscura isolate 14011-0131.10 chromosome U, UCBerk_Dsub_1.0, whole genome shotgun sequence DNA window includes the following coding sequences:
- the LOC117901137 gene encoding interference hedgehog: protein MSPLTSSLLLFSLLTSSLEAIPVLQPSFPPSSPSPAPSPGVRILRAPESIVAPLGDEVVFECETSLQPEGFEWSYRRWPNAANSNGSMGASRFKYLKSGNAKLNVTQESAISRLRVLVRPDTVGEYRCIGWFGPLVVTSTTARLEMASTSLKSRQETHLQWRVAPGNSVLWPCGQQVLSNPSASWSYYRNGVEIKPELAATNGDLFLTNVSTASAGKYTCLATNPASGARIEIPNSMELEVLSGRVSQNKAPHLLSGQPSSQAVTIREGSNLLLLCPGVGSPPPTAVWSSPDVVEAIHNKRTRVLNHGLEISNVQAHDTGTYICYLDNGVRPTLEHFINVTVEVPPRITRPPWADLTNEGDRMQLECEASGVPAAEIYWLLNGESSIYDTEAEILPNGYLVLHSVQKRHAGYVQCFARNKLGEQSAGTLLQVTPKQIQSEPAGGVGHRSMKPINHGQKPTKMIPPSPPNVTRLSDESVMLRWHVPRNDGLLILFFKVQYRMISEGKRKNWQTTNDNIPYGKPKWNSELGKSFTASVTDLKPQRTYRFRILAVYSNNDNKESNTSAKFYLQPGAALEPMPVPELLEIEEYSETAVVLHWRLASDADEQLITGYYAYYRPSSSAGEYYKATIEGAHARSFQIATLEAATIYEFKLQSFSAVSASEFSALKQGRTQRPKASTTEEPTLQGIGDRDTTTPSHNDTFNMSPMLTGTIGGGALLLILLVSACLCLCRRRSPRGRGQTQNKPRMAELR from the coding sequence ATGTCGCCGCTGACGTCGTCGCTTCTGCTTTTTTCGCTGCTGACGTCGAGCCTGGAAGCAATTCCGGTTTTACAGCCATCATTTCCTCCGTCGTCGCCATCGCCCGCGCCCTCGCCAGGCGTGCGAATACTTCGCGCACCCGAATCAATTGTGGCGCCCCTTGGAGATGAGGTGGTGTTCGAGTGCGAGACCAGTTTACAGCCAGAGGGCTTCGAGTGGAGCTATCGCCGCTGGCCGAATGCCGCAAATTCCAATGGATCCATGGGAGCCAGCCGATTTAAATACCTAAAATCGGGCAATGCCAAGCTGAATGTTACCCAAGAGTCGGCCATTTCCCGTCTGCGTGTCCTTGTGCGGCCAGACACAGTCGGCGAGTATAGGTGCATTGGTTGGTTTGGTCCTCTGGTGGTTACCTCCACCACGGCCAGGCTAGAGATGGCCAGCACCAGCCTCAAGAGCCGTCAGGAGACCCACCTGCAATGGCGCGTGGCCCCGGGAAACTCAGTCCTGTGGCCATGTGGGCAGCAAGTGCTCTCCAATCCTTCTGCTAGCTGGTCCTATTATCGAAATGGTGTGGAAATCAAGCCAGAATTGGCTGCCACAAATGGAGATTTATTTCTGACGAATGTCTCCACGGCATCCGCTGGAAAGTACACATGCCTGGCCACCAATCCGGCTTCCGGAGCGCGTATAGAAATTCCCAACTCCATGGAACTGGAGGTACTGTCCGGACGTGTATCACAGAATAAGGCACCTCATCTGCTCAGCGGTCAGCCATCATCGCAGGCAGTAACCATACGGGAAGGAAgcaacctgctgctgctgtgtcccGGTGTGGGTTCACCGCCGCCCACTGCCGTGTGGAGCAGTCCGGATGTGGTTGAGGCGATACACAACAAACGCACCAGAGTGCTCAACCATGGCCTGGAAATATCCAATGTCCAAGCACACGACACTGGCACCTACATATGCTACCTGGACAATGGCGTACGGCCAACGCTCGAGCATTTTATCAATGTCACCGTTGAGGTGCCGCCTCGAATAACGCGTCCCCCGTGGGCCGATCTGACCAACGAGGGAGATCGCATGCAGTTGGAATGCGAGGCCAGTGGAGTGCCAGCTGCAGAGATCTACTGGCTGCTGAATGGAGAGAGCAGCATCTACGACACCGAAGCTGAGATCCTGCCCAATGGCTACCTCGTGCTGCACAGCGTCCAGAAGCGTCACGCCGGCTATGTGCAGTGCTTTGCGCGCAACAAACTGGGCGAACAGAGTGCCGGAACACTGCTGCAGGTGACACCCAAGCAGATACAGAGTGAGCCTGCAGGTGGTGTGGGCCATCGCTCAATGAAGCCCATCAAccatggccaaaagccaacCAAGATGATCCCACCCTCGCCGCCGAATGTCACCCGATTGTCGGATGAATCGGTGATGCTACGCTGGCATGTGCCGCGCAACGATGGCCTGCTAATACTCTTCTTCAAGGTGCAGTACCGCATGATCAGCGAGGGCAAGCGCAAGAACTGGCAGACGACCAACGATAATATACCCTACGGCAAGCCCAAATGGAACTCGGAGCTGGGCAAGAGCTTCACCGCATCGGTGACTGATTTAAAGCCACAGCGCACATATCGCTTCCGCATTCTCGCCGTCTACTCGAACAATGACAACAAGGAGAGCAACACCTCGGCCAAGTTTTATTTGCAACCAGGAGCGGCCCTCGAGCCGATGCCGGTGCCAGAGCTGCTGGAGATCGAGGAGTATTCGGAGACGGCTGTGGTGCTGCACTGGCGCCTTGCCAGCGATGCCGATGAGCAGCTAATCACGGGCTACTATGCCTACTACCGTCCCTCCTCGTCGGCCGGGGAATATTATAAGGCCACCATAGAGGGTGCGCATGCAAGGAGCTTCCAAATCGCCACCTTAGAGGCAGCCACCATCTACGAGTTCAAGCTGCAGTCCTTCAGCGCCGTCTCCGCCTCCGAGTTCAGCGCTCTCAAGCAGGGACGCACCCAGAGACCGAAGGCCAGCACCACGGAGGAGCCAACACTGCAGGGAATCGGTGATCGAGATACAACAACGCCCAGCCACAACGACACATTCAACATGAGTCCAATGCTCACGGGCACAATTGGTGGCGGTGCCTTGCTGCTCATTTTGCTGGTGAGCGcttgcctgtgcctgtgtcgcCGCCGGAGCCCCCGTGGACGGGGACAAACGCAGAACAAACCGCGCATGGCCGAGTTGCGCTAG
- the LOC117900496 gene encoding uncharacterized protein LOC117900496, translated as MQILCRVEADSIEKSKMADVPEENRKIKADEKIASGSDDSRHATDTKERKSHTTVFDLNLECWTMIMDYQCVEDQLSLACSNVWIEQMFKEYARYRHKHIDYKVMSHFDEDDGEKLLKMIGEHVVSYDSSRNPKAIQYCPNLQHLLMEFKSDNECGPGEFEWGLHSLKKLQTFSADLNNEFNADVLTKIVDSLKECTSLRKLQLCAFFFNGIGLHRLDQLEYLDLLIYDGFEAKSLRAICQSMKQLRRLEIKTHVNKMNKKTLEILAENCKQLECLILGGNIVNLRWPYELICQLPKLRHLQVHYRKGLRHELIEGLVNKKDSHLESLILKGCALSLQQVQHICKISTLKELHVPSKIVPLADLQKLTNLLYLHITMPDMGPNQDLDLKKALPRVQASVTEQKEHLGFAYSYVNIPPTLMNRKKVGLDWTRPRLDHKLKFGFP; from the exons ATGCAG ATTCTGTGCAGAGTTGAGGCGGATTCAAtcgaaaaaagcaaaatggcAGATGTTCCTGAAGAAAATAGAAAGATAAAAGCTGATGAAAAGATAGCCTCTGGCAGCGATGACTCACGCCATGCAACGGACACCAAGGAGAGAAAGTCTCATACAACCGTTTTCGATTTAAACCTGGAATGCTGGACAATGATAATGGATTATCAATGTGTGGAAGACCAGCTAAGTCTCGCTTGCTCGAATGTGTGGATTGAACAGATGTTCAAGGAATACGCTAGATATCGCCACAAGCATATTGATTACAAGGTCATGTCTCATTTTGACGAAGACGATGGGGAAAAACTGCTGAAGATGATTGGCGAGCATGTGGTTAGCTATGACTCTTCCAGAAATCCTAAAGCAATACAATACTGCCCGAATCTCCAACATTTACTAATGGAATTTAAATCGGACAATGAATGTGGTCCAGGAGAATTTGAATGGGGTTTACACAGCCTGAAAAAGCTTCAAACTTTCAGTGCTGATTTGAATAACGAATTCAATGCTGATGTGTTAACGAAAATTGTTGACAGCCTCAAGGAATGTACGTCTCTAAGGAAATTGCAGTTATGTGCTTTCTTCTTTAACGGAATAGGATTGCACCGTCTAGATCAACTGGAATATCTAGATCTGCTTATCTATGATGGATTTGAGGCAAAGAGCTTGAGGGCTATCTGCCAATCGATGAAGCAATTGCGGCGTCTGGAAATTAAGACCCACGTTAACAAAATGAATAAGAAGACTCTTGAAATTCTGGCGGAAAACTGCAAGCAGCTGGAATGTCTGATCCTTGGGGGTAACATCGTAAATCTAAGGTGGCCCTATGAGCTGATATGCCAATTGCCCAAGCTGCGACATTTGCAGGTGCATTACAGGAAAGGTCTGCGACACGAGTTAATCGAGGGATTAGTCAACAAAAAGGACTCCCATCTGGAAAGTCTTATACTCAAAGGTTGCGCGTTGTCCCTGCAACAGGTTCAGCATATTTGCAAAATTTCTACTCTCAAGGAACTCCATGTACCAAGCAAGATCGTGCCCTTGGCGGACTTGCAGAAGCTAACGAACCTTCTGTACCTGCACATAACCATGCCAGATATGGGGCCAAACCAAGATTTGGACCTCAAGAAGGCACTTCCACGTGTTCAGGCCTCTGTGACGGAACAGAAGGAGCATCTCGGGTTTGCATATTCATATGTAAACATACCTCCAACATTAATGAACCGAAAAAAAGTTGGTCTAGATTGGACAAGACCACGCCTCGATCACAAGTTAAAGTTCGGTTTTCCTTAA
- the LOC117900249 gene encoding YEATS domain-containing protein 4, translated as MTDFGGDSGARLKGVTIVKPIVYGNIARSFGKKREEDGHTHQWKVYLKPYFNEDMSIYVKKVHFKLHESYANPNRIVVKPPYEVTETGWGEFEVVIKIYFNDQTERPVTCYHILKLFQSPVVDGELTSTTTMDTKKGLVSESYEEIVFQEPTHAMQHYLMLSEQSSNGLLSHDTDFEEKKTKTLDNIVNVKKKVKGEILTLKDKLKLARETISKFKVELAKVQKTPA; from the exons ATGACTGATTTCGGCGGTGACTCGGGTGCTCGACTTAAGGGCGTCACCATTGTTAAGCCCATTGTGTATGGGAACATTGCGCGCTCCTTTGGCAAGAAACGCGAGGAGGACGGACACACTCACCAGTGGAAGGTCTATCTAAAGCCTTACTTCAATGAGGATATGTCCATTTATGTGAAGAAGGTGCACTTTAAACTGCACGAGAGCTATGCGAACCCCAATCGCATTGTAGTCAAGCCCCCATACGAAGTCACAGAGACCGGTTGGGGGGAATTCGAGGTTGTAATAAAAATCTACTTCAATGATCAAACGGAGCGACCGGTGACCTGCTACCACATCCTGAAGCTCTTTCAATCGCCCGTAGTTGATGGCGAGCTGACGTCCACCACCACAATGGACACAAAAAAGGGCCTCGTTTCGGAGTCGTATGAGGAAATCGTTTTCCAAGAGCCCACACACGCGATGCAGCATTACCTGATGCTCTCGGAACAGAGCTCCAATGGCCTGCTCAGCCATGACACTGACT TTGAGGAAAAGAAGACTAAAACGCTGGACAACATTGTCAACGTTAAGAAGAAGGTTAAGGGAGAGATTCTAACACTGAAGGACAAACTAAAACTAGCACGAGAAACCATCTCGAAATTTAAGGTGGAATTGGCCAAGGTGCAAAAGACACCAGCGTAA